From one Pontibacillus sp. HMF3514 genomic stretch:
- a CDS encoding helix-turn-helix transcriptional regulator, with product MDQQMIVEQLSSKLKLVRVENGYTQDRMAVILGISKKTLVQIEKGRTGAGWTTVVAMCALFRDSEVIQNTLGAEPIEVLETVAHEHVDRPKQRTMGGKVWWSKVEERGGFTLQQNVISQHYRIIDDQFYRYFSSFDQEEALDKLKKLSIS from the coding sequence ATGGATCAACAAATGATCGTTGAACAACTTTCGTCAAAACTAAAGCTTGTACGTGTGGAGAATGGGTACACACAGGATCGCATGGCAGTGATTTTAGGAATCTCTAAAAAAACACTTGTCCAAATCGAAAAGGGTCGCACTGGAGCAGGATGGACGACTGTTGTTGCAATGTGTGCACTATTTCGAGACAGCGAAGTTATTCAAAACACACTTGGAGCTGAACCGATTGAGGTTTTGGAAACAGTAGCTCATGAGCATGTTGATCGTCCGAAACAACGAACTATGGGCGGTAAAGTTTGGTGGTCAAAAGTAGAAGAACGAGGTGGCTTTACACTTCAGCAAAATGTAATTAGCCAACATTATCGAATAATCGATGATCAATTCTACCGATATTTTAGTTCTTTTGATCAAGAAGAAGCGTTAGACAAACTGAAAAAACTTTCAATATCATAA
- a CDS encoding helix-turn-helix domain-containing protein, with protein sequence MFQHLLIHSISAFKGERTEAAIYHMLVGKRSSQTFQDIHAYNLTSLFGICRSLKREELHQELLDLQAKGFILEEQGQYLVTSHGLSEIQRDTVESIQWLNGLQYHQMDQLFWSRFLLFVQTASNIEQGQNQFIPIDERKEILQWVKTKYQHEKHDLQNLLDHLYNEIHDLFSQFPSWLAEFLTQRMTGVHRYGLSKEQLAFHFDLKKLDVDVYLTSAIHFLLHNVLNAPQSYPFLFGFCNDLVQELPITQSAKKTLELLRKGHPFETITRIRRLKTSTIQDHVVEIALVDPSFSVEQFVSTEAVQNISRVANHLNTNKLKVIKEALEDDYSYFQIRLVLASQ encoded by the coding sequence TTGTTTCAACATTTATTAATACATAGTATTTCCGCATTTAAAGGTGAGCGAACAGAAGCCGCCATCTATCATATGCTTGTAGGTAAACGATCATCCCAAACTTTCCAAGATATTCACGCTTATAACCTCACTTCTTTATTTGGAATTTGCCGCTCACTAAAGAGAGAAGAGCTACACCAAGAACTTCTAGATCTTCAAGCTAAAGGGTTTATTCTAGAGGAGCAGGGTCAATATCTGGTTACATCACATGGGTTATCTGAGATACAACGCGACACTGTCGAGTCAATTCAATGGCTAAATGGTTTACAATACCATCAAATGGACCAATTATTTTGGTCGCGATTTTTATTATTTGTTCAGACAGCTTCAAATATTGAACAAGGTCAGAATCAATTTATTCCAATCGATGAACGAAAAGAGATCCTACAATGGGTGAAAACAAAATATCAACATGAAAAACATGATTTACAAAATCTCCTCGATCACCTATACAATGAAATACACGACTTGTTTTCTCAGTTCCCGTCATGGCTAGCAGAATTTTTGACTCAACGAATGACAGGGGTTCACCGGTATGGATTGAGTAAAGAGCAGCTTGCATTTCATTTTGACTTAAAAAAGCTAGATGTTGATGTTTATTTAACATCAGCCATTCACTTTCTACTGCATAATGTTTTGAACGCTCCTCAATCCTATCCATTTTTATTTGGTTTTTGTAATGACTTGGTTCAAGAATTACCGATAACACAATCGGCTAAAAAAACGTTAGAATTACTTCGAAAAGGTCACCCATTTGAAACCATTACAAGAATTAGACGTTTAAAAACCAGTACAATTCAAGATCATGTCGTTGAAATTGCCTTGGTGGATCCCTCTTTCTCAGTTGAACAATTTGTTTCAACCGAAGCGGTACAAAACATTTCCCGTGTGGCAAATCACTTAAACACCAACAAATTAAAGGTCATTAAAGAAGCTTTGGAAGATGATTATAGTTATTTTCAGATCCGTTTAGTATTAGCATCACAGTAG
- the sigX gene encoding RNA polymerase sigma factor SigX, giving the protein MKSVFQELYENYHKDVFQFLFYMVKNREQAEDLVQEVYIKVMNSYDRFKGDSSEKTWLFSIARHVAIDHFRKQKRKRNRVLEFFDWSEKGHLIQDDQPEPEEVALQNEEIQKIYRCLDRCSLDQKSVIILRYIQSMSIQETADILGMSVSKVKTTQHRGMKTLQKLMQEDQEEGINSEAK; this is encoded by the coding sequence ATGAAATCGGTCTTTCAAGAGCTCTATGAGAATTACCATAAAGACGTCTTTCAATTTTTATTTTATATGGTAAAAAACCGGGAACAAGCTGAGGATCTCGTTCAAGAAGTATATATTAAAGTAATGAATTCTTATGATCGCTTTAAAGGTGATAGTAGTGAAAAAACATGGCTTTTCTCTATTGCGCGTCATGTAGCGATTGATCATTTTAGGAAGCAAAAACGTAAACGTAACCGTGTGCTTGAATTCTTTGACTGGAGTGAGAAGGGACATCTTATTCAGGATGACCAACCAGAACCTGAAGAAGTAGCTCTTCAAAATGAAGAAATCCAGAAAATTTATAGATGCTTAGACCGTTGTTCCTTAGATCAAAAGAGTGTGATTATATTGCGATATATTCAATCCATGTCAATCCAAGAAACCGCTGATATATTAGGTATGAGCGTGAGTAAGGTGAAAACGACACAACATCGAGGAATGAAGACACTTCAAAAACTCATGCAAGAGGATCAAGAGGAGGGGATAAACAGTGAAGCAAAATAA
- a CDS encoding ferredoxin, whose amino-acid sequence MAKYTIVDKETCIACGACGAAAPDIYDYDDEGIAYVTLDDNQGIVEIPEVLHEDMEDAFDGCPTDSIKIADEPFDGDATKFE is encoded by the coding sequence ATGGCTAAGTACACAATTGTTGACAAAGAGACCTGCATTGCTTGCGGTGCATGTGGTGCGGCGGCTCCAGATATCTATGATTACGACGATGAAGGTATTGCTTACGTGACACTTGACGATAACCAAGGAATCGTTGAAATTCCAGAAGTTCTTCATGAAGACATGGAAGATGCCTTTGATGGTTGCCCAACAGATTCCATCAAAATTGCAGATGAACCATTTGATGGAGATGCAACGAAGTTTGAATAA
- a CDS encoding metallophosphoesterase translates to MYIIVGIIVLVVILLFLYRYGFSRHDRVVRTHFVCNDLPETFGEVRIFFISDIGSRKVLTETIESIHEKVDMVIIGGDLSKKGVALSKVRNNIKTLQMLQVPIFFVWGDRDYEGDFRELDAMLLDCNVTILANSAVNFESLEGDVLSLIGLDDLKHRKVNTKYANQDAKGSFHILATHNLNSFFKLDPSEREQIHVVLSGSSHDYIDHESRQTQFLKGGSYQTSRLSSLFSGKGNCYVVTIKST, encoded by the coding sequence GTGTACATTATTGTTGGAATAATTGTTCTTGTGGTGATATTATTATTTCTTTATAGATATGGGTTTTCTCGACATGATCGAGTAGTTCGAACCCATTTTGTATGCAATGACCTTCCTGAGACCTTTGGAGAAGTTCGTATATTCTTTATTTCAGATATAGGTTCAAGAAAAGTGCTAACTGAAACAATTGAAAGTATCCATGAAAAAGTTGATATGGTTATTATTGGAGGGGACCTTTCCAAAAAAGGTGTAGCCCTCTCAAAAGTCCGTAATAATATTAAAACGCTTCAGATGCTTCAAGTCCCTATATTCTTTGTGTGGGGAGATCGTGATTATGAAGGGGATTTTCGTGAGTTAGATGCAATGTTATTGGACTGTAATGTAACTATACTAGCTAATTCTGCAGTTAACTTTGAATCCTTAGAAGGGGATGTGCTCAGTTTAATTGGATTAGATGATTTAAAACACAGGAAAGTGAATACAAAATATGCTAACCAGGATGCTAAAGGATCCTTTCATATACTAGCTACTCACAATCTTAATTCTTTTTTTAAATTGGATCCTTCAGAAAGGGAACAAATCCATGTTGTTTTAAGCGGGTCCTCACATGACTACATAGATCATGAGAGTCGTCAAACTCAGTTCTTGAAAGGTGGAAGTTATCAAACTTCTCGTTTATCATCTTTATTTAGTGGTAAAGGAAACTGTTATGTAGTAACGATTAAATCCACATGA
- a CDS encoding HPP family protein, whose protein sequence is MFVKSMMKPAHKTLITNVEATLGEVLERLNEKDFQGMPVVQDGKFLGLISRQMIYQAFFKSDLDRDTFLKEKKVQEFYGQSDLYITEDDVFEHTLTAFKGFPIIAVIDKDQKFLGIVSRYDVIEQFESAFGMKRAGVRIAFTSEESEGRILRLSEIVKQYHENIISLATFDETDKLARRIVLKIEKKDNIDRFVNKLEKAGFRILDVKEG, encoded by the coding sequence ATGTTCGTAAAAAGTATGATGAAACCAGCACACAAAACACTAATTACAAATGTTGAGGCAACACTAGGTGAGGTATTAGAAAGGCTGAATGAGAAGGACTTCCAAGGGATGCCTGTTGTTCAAGATGGAAAATTTCTTGGTTTAATTTCAAGACAAATGATATATCAAGCATTTTTTAAGAGTGATTTAGATAGGGATACTTTTTTAAAAGAGAAAAAAGTCCAGGAGTTTTATGGGCAATCTGACCTTTATATTACAGAAGATGATGTCTTTGAGCACACATTAACTGCATTTAAAGGGTTTCCGATCATAGCAGTCATTGATAAAGATCAAAAGTTTCTCGGCATTGTAAGTCGCTATGATGTTATTGAGCAATTTGAAAGTGCGTTTGGAATGAAACGAGCGGGAGTTCGAATTGCATTTACTTCTGAGGAATCCGAGGGAAGAATCTTGCGACTATCTGAAATTGTAAAGCAATATCATGAAAATATTATTTCCTTAGCTACCTTTGATGAGACAGATAAGTTAGCTCGTCGAATAGTACTTAAAATTGAAAAGAAAGATAATATTGATCGTTTTGTTAATAAACTTGAAAAAGCGGGTTTCCGTATATTAGATGTTAAAGAAGGGTAA
- a CDS encoding inorganic diphosphatase, which produces MAENKVLDVFIEIPTGSQNKYEYDKEQGVFKLDRVLFSSQFYPAEYGYIDETLALDDDPLDALVLVTNPTFPGCVIESRVIGFLNMIDDGEEDQKLLAVPTEDPRFKDVHTLDDVPQHKLEEIAHFFKTYKDLQGKITEIGEWEGVEAANKLIDDCLARYKG; this is translated from the coding sequence ATGGCTGAAAATAAAGTATTAGACGTGTTTATCGAGATTCCGACAGGAAGTCAAAACAAATATGAATATGATAAAGAACAAGGTGTCTTTAAACTAGACCGTGTACTATTCTCTTCTCAATTCTATCCAGCTGAATATGGGTACATTGATGAAACACTCGCGTTAGATGATGACCCTTTAGATGCATTAGTACTAGTAACAAATCCAACATTCCCTGGTTGTGTTATTGAATCTCGCGTTATCGGATTCCTAAACATGATTGATGATGGTGAAGAAGACCAGAAGCTTCTAGCTGTACCAACAGAAGATCCTCGTTTCAAAGATGTACACACACTAGATGATGTACCTCAACACAAACTTGAAGAGATTGCTCATTTCTTCAAGACGTATAAAGATCTTCAAGGTAAGATTACAGAAATCGGAGAATGGGAAGGCGTTGAAGCAGCAAACAAGCTTATCGACGATTGCCTAGCTCGTTATAAAGGGTAA
- a CDS encoding spore coat protein CotJB: MSKTLPPEYYELLEELQAVDFVLVELTLYLDTHPNDYNAIQQFNHFAKQSKQLRKQYEELYGPLMQYGKSYSGYPWNWDDAPWPWQV, from the coding sequence ATGAGTAAAACACTACCTCCAGAGTATTATGAGTTGCTAGAAGAGCTTCAAGCAGTGGATTTTGTTTTAGTGGAACTTACGTTGTATTTAGATACACACCCAAATGATTACAACGCCATTCAACAATTCAATCATTTTGCCAAACAGAGTAAGCAATTAAGAAAGCAATATGAAGAACTTTATGGGCCTCTCATGCAATATGGAAAAAGTTACTCAGGCTACCCTTGGAACTGGGATGATGCCCCATGGCCTTGGCAAGTTTAA
- a CDS encoding genetic competence negative regulator: protein MRLEKLSHNKFKIFLTFDDLVERGITRDDLWYDLPRVHQLFHDMMYEATDELGIELFGMLSVQVHLLQAQGMLIVVTQNDQLDDDFDDDYIEMKVTLDESKEMIFAFSTFEDIIQVSQHLHHLGLDGGEVHHFDDYYYMRLGEENLKKQNREHIIAIMSEFASPSTITNYRLLEYGKPIFEELAIQQVIKYFY, encoded by the coding sequence ATGCGTCTTGAGAAGCTTTCTCATAATAAATTCAAGATTTTTCTCACGTTTGATGATCTTGTTGAGCGTGGAATAACGCGCGATGATTTATGGTATGACTTACCTCGAGTACACCAGTTATTTCACGATATGATGTATGAAGCGACAGATGAATTAGGAATTGAGCTTTTCGGAATGTTGTCCGTTCAGGTTCATTTGTTACAAGCTCAGGGCATGTTAATTGTCGTTACCCAAAATGATCAACTAGATGATGACTTTGATGATGATTACATTGAAATGAAAGTAACATTAGATGAAAGTAAAGAAATGATATTTGCATTTAGTACTTTTGAGGATATTATACAAGTAAGTCAGCATTTACATCATTTAGGTTTAGATGGAGGAGAAGTCCATCATTTCGATGATTATTATTACATGCGCCTAGGTGAGGAGAATCTGAAAAAACAGAATCGTGAACATATTATTGCGATTATGTCCGAGTTTGCATCACCTAGTACAATAACGAATTACCGATTGTTGGAATATGGAAAACCAATTTTTGAAGAGTTAGCCATTCAACAAGTAATTAAATATTTTTATTAA
- a CDS encoding spore coat associated protein CotJA has protein sequence MFTQVKYWNPYISPFDPCPPMRVKSYQTPPNLYIGFQPPNMEQYSPRQALHCGTLWPAFFSPYPSDGREEE, from the coding sequence GTGTTTACACAAGTGAAATATTGGAACCCATATATAAGTCCATTTGACCCTTGCCCACCTATGCGCGTTAAAAGCTACCAGACTCCACCCAACCTTTATATAGGCTTTCAACCACCAAATATGGAACAGTATTCTCCTCGCCAAGCGTTACATTGCGGGACACTATGGCCTGCGTTTTTTAGCCCGTATCCAAGTGATGGGAGGGAAGAAGAATGA
- a CDS encoding ECF transporter S component, translated as MKTQKLTLLAMLAALATVGRILFSSLFYLPNVQPVSTLVIICGIWLGPVEGVILAVLSTILSNLVLGMGIWTLPQILCWGIIGLISGLIGKYRKSMPIWVLAFFSALVGYGYGLVMSLTYGTIGNHFWAYYLSGLMYDTYHAVGNVIFMVLLYPVLSKLFIRFLEKDDKNVKSFNSLKEVNHL; from the coding sequence GTGAAAACGCAAAAACTAACTTTACTGGCTATGTTAGCAGCACTGGCTACAGTAGGAAGAATATTATTTTCTAGCTTATTCTACCTACCAAATGTTCAACCTGTTAGCACCTTAGTCATCATTTGCGGAATATGGTTAGGGCCAGTTGAAGGGGTTATTTTAGCTGTTTTATCTACGATATTATCTAACCTTGTACTAGGAATGGGAATATGGACACTCCCTCAAATACTCTGTTGGGGGATTATTGGATTGATCAGTGGCCTCATAGGTAAGTATCGTAAATCAATGCCTATTTGGGTTTTAGCATTCTTTAGTGCTCTTGTAGGGTATGGTTACGGTTTAGTTATGTCACTAACTTATGGAACAATTGGTAATCATTTCTGGGCTTATTATTTAAGTGGTCTTATGTATGATACGTATCATGCCGTTGGGAATGTTATCTTTATGGTTCTTTTATATCCTGTTCTTTCGAAATTATTTATTCGTTTTTTGGAGAAAGACGATAAGAATGTAAAGTCTTTTAATTCATTAAAAGAAGTAAACCATCTCTAA
- a CDS encoding CPBP family intramembrane glutamic endopeptidase produces MKWTNQAEIIKQLSDRQVVNHLYLTQGIILAITVIASLFLFPSLTKWLDLWKYDVNEILIYGVSAGFIVLIIDVLLMIVLPKRFYDDGGINQKVFRNRPVLEILWIAFLVAFAEELLFRGVIHTTFGYITASIAFGFMHIRYLTKPVLLISVLLISFYLGWMFEVTSNLFVTITAHFMIDFILGLLIRFKIMG; encoded by the coding sequence ATGAAGTGGACAAACCAAGCTGAAATCATAAAACAATTATCTGATCGTCAAGTGGTGAACCATTTATATTTAACTCAAGGGATTATCCTTGCGATTACAGTGATTGCAAGTTTATTTTTATTTCCTTCATTGACGAAATGGCTAGATTTATGGAAGTATGATGTTAATGAAATCTTAATTTATGGTGTTTCAGCAGGGTTTATTGTTCTTATTATTGATGTATTATTAATGATTGTCCTTCCTAAAAGATTTTATGATGATGGAGGAATTAATCAGAAAGTATTCCGTAATCGACCGGTTTTAGAAATATTATGGATTGCTTTCCTTGTTGCTTTTGCTGAGGAGCTCTTATTCAGGGGGGTAATTCACACAACATTTGGCTATATTACTGCAAGCATTGCTTTTGGATTCATGCATATTCGCTATTTAACAAAACCAGTTTTACTTATATCTGTTCTTTTAATTAGCTTTTATTTAGGGTGGATGTTTGAAGTTACAAGTAATTTATTTGTAACCATTACAGCACATTTTATGATTGATTTTATATTAGGACTCTTGATTCGTTTTAAAATAATGGGGTGA
- a CDS encoding manganese catalase family protein: MWNYEKKLQYPVRVSTCNPRLAKFLIEQYGGADGELAAALRYLNQRYSIPDKVIGLLTDIGTEEFAHLEMIATMVYKLTKDATPEQMKEAGLGAHYANHDNALFYQNAAGVPWTASYIAAKGDPIADLYEDIAAEEKARATYQWIINMSDDPDLNDGLKFLREREIIHSQRFREAVEILKEERDKQIYF, encoded by the coding sequence TTGTGGAATTACGAAAAAAAGCTCCAGTATCCAGTTCGTGTAAGTACCTGTAACCCTCGTTTAGCAAAATTTTTAATTGAGCAATATGGTGGGGCTGACGGAGAGTTAGCAGCTGCACTACGATACTTAAACCAGAGATATTCTATTCCTGATAAAGTAATTGGCTTGCTAACCGATATCGGGACTGAAGAATTTGCTCATTTGGAAATGATTGCAACAATGGTATATAAATTGACTAAGGATGCAACCCCAGAGCAAATGAAAGAAGCTGGACTCGGTGCTCATTACGCGAACCACGATAATGCCTTATTTTATCAAAATGCTGCCGGCGTTCCCTGGACAGCATCTTATATTGCAGCAAAAGGAGACCCTATCGCTGACCTCTATGAAGACATTGCTGCTGAAGAAAAAGCAAGAGCCACCTATCAATGGATTATTAATATGTCAGACGATCCTGACTTAAACGATGGACTAAAATTCCTGAGAGAAAGAGAAATTATACACTCCCAGCGCTTCCGGGAGGCCGTTGAGATATTAAAAGAAGAAAGAGATAAACAAATTTATTTCTAG
- a CDS encoding LysM peptidoglycan-binding domain-containing protein yields MSNSSEQFEDQAQVLRQRMHHTNEEGMAEKVDDYKYYESNDEDLDVLNLPPRSETHKDKKTGYKWKVRYPVIRLLIVLFIILTLLIPIYNLWGKQDESGGVLGSVQSAKASDASYMLELTRYKKSPETVLGLDNKEETEPSEKALDESAGNNETSNKDDVASTKDGVTPTYKEYVVREGDTLFSISMKFYKSKDGEKRIIRANHLEAEEIYVGQTLLIPQ; encoded by the coding sequence ATGTCGAATTCGTCGGAACAGTTTGAAGATCAAGCTCAAGTGCTAAGGCAAAGAATGCATCATACGAATGAAGAAGGTATGGCAGAAAAAGTAGATGATTATAAGTACTATGAGTCAAACGATGAGGACTTAGATGTTTTAAATCTTCCACCGAGAAGTGAAACACACAAAGATAAGAAGACAGGGTATAAGTGGAAAGTTCGTTATCCTGTTATTCGGCTCTTAATTGTGCTATTCATTATTCTTACCTTATTAATTCCTATTTATAATTTATGGGGGAAGCAGGATGAATCAGGGGGAGTACTTGGTTCTGTGCAGTCTGCTAAAGCATCTGATGCTAGTTATATGTTGGAGTTAACCCGTTATAAAAAATCGCCAGAAACTGTTTTAGGCTTAGACAATAAAGAGGAAACAGAACCGAGTGAAAAAGCATTAGATGAATCTGCTGGAAATAATGAAACATCCAATAAAGATGACGTTGCTTCCACGAAAGATGGTGTAACCCCTACATATAAAGAATATGTGGTGAGGGAAGGCGACACGTTATTTTCCATCTCAATGAAATTTTACAAAAGTAAAGATGGGGAAAAGCGCATTATACGAGCAAACCATTTAGAAGCAGAAGAAATTTATGTTGGACAGACGCTTCTTATACCTCAATAG
- a CDS encoding MerR family transcriptional regulator, whose amino-acid sequence MASTQGKYNIKAVSNLLGIQPGTLRAWERRYKMIRPNRNEAGHRLYTDEHIKILKWLIDKVNRGFTISQAVSLLENNQNHLASTEQNESAPQDQIESFSEEILEALLSFNEQEAHKKLDYVFSIFSPEKVAIEIIGPSLVKIGQLWEENQITSAHEHFATNFLRSRIGMMLISLPTDQLLPKAICVCGPNEKHELGLLIFTLFLKRKGYDVIYLGQSIAPSDVDVIIEEVEPKFLFMSCTMKKNIPVTVDLAKALQDTFPNLKIGLGGYAYDMLPDEEKQRIEPFIVGGNKEEWEKWLENVL is encoded by the coding sequence ATGGCTAGCACGCAAGGAAAGTATAACATCAAAGCTGTATCGAACTTGCTTGGAATACAACCTGGTACATTGCGTGCCTGGGAAAGACGCTATAAAATGATACGGCCTAACCGAAATGAAGCGGGACATCGGTTATACACTGATGAACATATAAAGATATTAAAGTGGTTGATTGATAAAGTGAATCGAGGCTTTACAATATCTCAAGCTGTTTCCTTATTAGAAAATAATCAAAACCATTTAGCTAGCACTGAGCAAAATGAATCTGCTCCACAAGATCAAATCGAATCTTTTTCAGAAGAAATTCTTGAAGCTTTACTTTCATTTAATGAACAGGAAGCTCACAAGAAGTTGGATTATGTATTTAGTATTTTTTCACCTGAAAAAGTTGCGATCGAAATTATTGGTCCATCTTTAGTGAAGATTGGCCAATTGTGGGAAGAGAATCAAATAACAAGTGCTCATGAACACTTTGCAACCAATTTCTTGCGTTCTCGAATAGGAATGATGCTCATTTCACTCCCAACAGATCAATTGCTTCCTAAAGCGATCTGTGTTTGCGGGCCGAATGAAAAGCATGAGTTAGGGTTGCTTATCTTTACCTTATTTCTTAAGCGTAAGGGGTATGATGTGATTTATTTGGGACAAAGCATTGCACCTAGTGATGTGGATGTCATTATAGAAGAAGTTGAGCCTAAGTTTTTATTTATGTCATGTACAATGAAGAAAAATATCCCAGTAACTGTAGATTTAGCAAAGGCTTTACAAGATACCTTTCCTAACCTCAAGATAGGGCTTGGTGGATATGCTTATGACATGTTGCCAGACGAAGAAAAACAACGTATTGAACCATTTATCGTTGGGGGAAATAAGGAAGAATGGGAAAAATGGCTTGAAAATGTTTTATAA
- a CDS encoding ATP-dependent DNA helicase RecQ: MNTLRLEDHLQRAFGYTSFREGQKEIIEDLMKGEDVLGILPTGTGKSMCYQLPSILMEGTVIVVSPLISLMVDQVKQLKQQGYKQVTAINSFLDFQQKKDIMTRLSAYQLIYCSPEMLQNNYFLQQLEEQVNVSLFVIDEAHCISQWGHEFRPDYLKLDRVLRRLGEPRVLALSATAPMVVQQDIMVQIGRPNMKKHIYPMDRENIAFAIEHLDSMQDKLERMKQVLSEGRVPAMIYFTSRQWTEKAAYELSHALSDLRIAFYHGGMEQTDRLLIQQQFMNNQLDVICCTSAFGMGVNKPDIRLIIHAHIPSQVESFLQEIGRAGRDGKQSVSLTLYAPGDGEIPRKLFESELPDEHTIQKVMNYLAYLANENKFLPLQDSEVESFLEINEIHWRFLKYQFEKHDMIDGRSILYDENEWNKAFQHIQAFIEERMNLKQQKLSRLLHWVHQNECRRTYLYEPFQSSLKEPTGFCCDYCDFRFDKWFVKHQTPAPETLNWEMELKRIFVQGDYNEVDKPS; encoded by the coding sequence ATGAATACATTACGATTAGAAGATCATTTACAACGAGCTTTTGGCTATACTTCTTTTCGTGAGGGTCAAAAAGAAATTATTGAAGACTTAATGAAAGGGGAGGACGTACTAGGAATTCTACCAACAGGAACTGGTAAGTCCATGTGCTATCAACTCCCTTCTATACTTATGGAAGGGACTGTCATAGTCGTATCACCTCTTATATCATTAATGGTTGACCAAGTGAAGCAATTAAAACAGCAAGGTTATAAACAGGTCACAGCGATCAACAGTTTTCTTGATTTTCAACAAAAGAAAGATATCATGACAAGGCTGAGCGCTTATCAATTAATATATTGTTCACCTGAGATGCTTCAAAACAATTACTTTTTACAACAGCTTGAAGAACAAGTAAATGTTTCTCTTTTCGTCATTGACGAAGCTCATTGTATTTCACAATGGGGGCACGAATTTCGGCCGGATTATTTAAAACTAGATCGAGTATTACGACGTTTAGGTGAACCCCGTGTTTTGGCATTAAGTGCAACAGCTCCTATGGTAGTTCAGCAGGATATTATGGTGCAAATTGGCCGGCCAAACATGAAGAAGCACATTTATCCCATGGATCGCGAAAACATTGCTTTTGCTATAGAACACTTAGATAGTATGCAAGATAAACTAGAAAGAATGAAACAGGTGCTATCTGAAGGTCGTGTACCAGCTATGATTTACTTTACCAGTAGGCAATGGACAGAAAAGGCTGCTTATGAGCTATCTCATGCTTTAAGTGATCTAAGGATTGCCTTTTATCATGGAGGAATGGAACAAACGGACCGTTTATTGATCCAACAACAATTTATGAACAATCAATTGGATGTAATATGCTGTACAAGTGCCTTTGGTATGGGAGTGAACAAGCCAGATATTCGACTGATTATACATGCCCATATTCCTTCTCAAGTAGAATCATTTTTACAGGAAATCGGACGTGCAGGGCGAGATGGGAAGCAAAGTGTTAGTTTAACGTTGTATGCACCCGGGGATGGTGAAATTCCTCGGAAGTTATTTGAAAGTGAGTTGCCAGATGAACATACCATTCAAAAAGTCATGAATTATTTAGCTTATCTTGCTAATGAAAATAAGTTCCTTCCACTTCAAGATAGTGAAGTCGAATCATTTTTAGAAATAAATGAAATTCATTGGCGGTTTTTAAAATATCAATTCGAGAAACATGATATGATAGATGGAAGAAGTATTCTCTATGATGAAAATGAATGGAATAAAGCTTTTCAACATATTCAAGCCTTTATTGAAGAAAGAATGAATCTGAAGCAGCAGAAGCTCTCAAGGCTACTTCATTGGGTTCATCAAAATGAGTGTAGGCGAACGTATTTGTATGAGCCTTTTCAATCTTCTCTAAAAGAGCCAACCGGCTTCTGTTGTGATTATTGCGATTTTCGTTTTGATAAATGGTTTGTAAAACATCAAACACCTGCCCCAGAAACATTGAATTGGGAAATGGAGCTAAAAAGGATTTTTGTACAAGGGGATTATAATGAAGTGGACAAACCAAGCTGA